AGGCCGCCTCATCGATGATCACATAGCCCTGACGCCCGCGCAGCGAACGCGGGCGGGAGGCGAGCGCGACGATCTCGAAGCCGGAGGCGAAACGGATCCGGAACGCCTGGATGAATTTGTCCGGCTCGCTCTCGAACAGGAAGTCCTCGACGCCGGCGACGGTGACGGCCTTGACGAAGGAGCGCGCCCACATGGCGCAAGTGTCGATGAACTCGCGCGCCATATCGAGGTTGTAGCCGATATAGAGCGTATCCATACCGCCGGCCGATTTTTCGGCGGCGGACGTCAGCACGGCGTCCGCGCCGGCCGCCCAGGTCACCCCCGTGCGTCGGCTCTTCTCGACGACGGTGACTGCGTTTGTCGCCGTGGTGGCGAGCAGCTGCGACTGATAGGGGAGCAGCACAGCCGGCATGCCGCCGGCGGTCTCCAGTTTCTCGGGCGCCAGCGCCAGGCTGTCGAGGCGATGGCGCTTCCACTCCTCCTCGGTGATGAGGCGGGCGGACTGGATTTCTTCATAGGACGGGAGCGCGGTCATTCCGCGGCCTCATCGAACTTGGTGGCCTCGTCGCCCCAATTGCTCCAGCCGGGCCGCGTCTGCCGCGAGAACAGATCGAGCTTGCGCACGCCGGGGAACATGCGCTCGCATTTGGCGTAGATGTCCTCTGGCTTGCGCGAATGCTCGCGCAACGGCGCCTCGATCAGATTGCGCTCGCTGTGCGAGACGATGCGCGGCTCGCCGATCGCGCCCCAGAGATAGACCTCGAGCGTCGAGCGCTCCCAATAGCCGGTCCCGAAGGCCCATTTCTGTTTCTTGTTTCCGGGCTTGCCCCAATTCTTGCTGCGCTTGCCCCAGCCACCGTAGGTTTTGTATTCGAAGCCCCAATGCAGCATCAGATCGAACTGCATGGGCAACAGCGGCCCAGTCGTCCAGAGGCACATTGCGCAATTGGGCGCTGCGAGCCTCCAGACCGGGAGCGCGTAGAGCTGCTCGCGGGTCATGGTGCGATAGTGGCGGCTCGCGCTCTTGGCCTGCCCCTTATCGCTGCGCGTGGCGTAGCTCCACGCCGGATCGGCGAGGATCAGCCCGAAGCTCGACGGCTCCAGATTACCGAACGGCCAGTCCTCGCTCACGCCTCCCTCCGCACGCCGAGGATCTCTGCGCGCAGCGTGGCGACGGTCTCCTCGGTGAGGCCCTTGGCCTTGCCGACCTTGGCGACGGCCTCGCTGGCCTTCTTCTCGAAATCGGCGACGAGCTTCGTGCGCCGCTCTGCCGAGAGCTTCTGGCCCTGGATGGTGGCGAGATAGGCGCGCGCCATCTCCATGCTGTTCTTCGGCGTCAGCGCGCCGGGCTCGTCGTCGAGCAGCTCGGCGATCAGCATCTTGATCAGCTCGCCGAGCACAATATTCGATTCGTCGACGCGGTCCGGCGTGAACTGCGGGGCGATCCCCTCGAACAATGCGCGCCCCTCGGCGATCCTGCGCGCGGCATTGGCGAGGCGCATCGAGCGGCGATTGAAGGCGCTCTTGGAGATGAGCTCCAGGCCCTTGTCCGCGAGCCGGCCGTTGAGGTCGGACAAAATCTCCGCCTGCGTCCGCTGGCGCCTGTTTAGCTCGGCCATCGCCCAGGCGATGTCTTCCTGCGCTTCTTCGGGCAGCGTGTCGATCGAGGAGAGACGGCCGCGTCCCGTCGCCATGTCAGTGCGCCGGCCGAGCGACGCCGCTGATGACGATCCGGCCGCTCAAATGGTCCAGCCCCTTCTGCGTGAGCATGGCGATCAGCACGGAGGCATGTTCCTGGAGTGCGACCGCGCCCATTTCGGCGAGCCAGCGCAACTCGTCGTTCACCCACTCTCTCGGCCTGTTGATCGCGGACCGCAGCTCGAGGTCCTCCCGCAGCTGGACGCTATTCCAGCGCTGATCCGGCTGTTCGGATATTCCGCGCAGAATGGCGAGGCGCGCATACTGGCGCTGGACTTCGATCGCGCTCATCTCGCTGCCGCCTCCGCCTGGATCGCGCGAGCCTCCGCCCGCTCATATTGAGAGACGAGCGTGTCGAGCTTGTAGAGGACCGAGTCGAATTTCGCATCGAGCTTGGTGATTTCCGTGTGCAGCTGATGGAACTCATCCTTCGTCGGCAGATGCTCCACCTCCACTTCGATCTTGCCGAGCCGCACCTCGACGCCGTCGACGCGCTCGAACAGGCGTCGGAGATCGGATTGCGCGCCGTGGACGTCACGCTCGACGCCCTCGAGAGCCTTGTCGCTCTTCTTCGAAAACGCCGCCCAGACGCCCAATCCGATCGCCGTCGCCGTTCCCGCCCATTGCGCCGCCGTGCCCCAATCCATCACCAGAACCTTCCTTCAAAGAGATATGAGGCCAGCACGATCAGCGCCGGCGATGCGCCGATGACGACGGCGACGACGACGCCGATCGCGTCGCGGGTCTCCGGCTTCATCGCTTGCCCTCGCAGGCCGCGCGCCAATTCTGATTGTTCGCGGCGACGGCGCGCACGAAGCGAGAGAGATCGGCGCAGATCGGATCGGACGAGGTCTCGCCCTGCGGGCATGTCTTCTTGATCCAGGCTTTCAGCGCCGGCGTCGCAGGCGCTTCGGTGATCCGATCGCAGGTCTCGTCGATATAGACGGGACCGCCCATAGCCAGCGCGTCAGAGCCTATCGACAGCGTCGCCAAAATCGCCAGCGTCAGTCGCACGTCGCACCTCCTCGGCCTTGCGCGCATCGGCCAGCTGCTTGCGAGTGGCCTCGGCGTTTGCGTTGCTCTTCGGCGGCGCGCTCCGCATCGCCGCCTCCGCGCCTCACCGCGCCGATCACGGCGAGGCCGAGGCTGATGGCCACGATCGCTCCAGCGGCGATCACGACCCAAGCGTAGGGCGACAAGGCCCTACGCCGCCTTTGTGGAGCCGATCGCCTTGGAGGCTTT
This genomic window from Methylosinus sp. H3A contains:
- a CDS encoding MT-A70 family methyltransferase: MSEDWPFGNLEPSSFGLILADPAWSYATRSDKGQAKSASRHYRTMTREQLYALPVWRLAAPNCAMCLWTTGPLLPMQFDLMLHWGFEYKTYGGWGKRSKNWGKPGNKKQKWAFGTGYWERSTLEVYLWGAIGEPRIVSHSERNLIEAPLREHSRKPEDIYAKCERMFPGVRKLDLFSRQTRPGWSNWGDEATKFDEAAE
- a CDS encoding DUF3486 family protein, coding for MATGRGRLSSIDTLPEEAQEDIAWAMAELNRRQRTQAEILSDLNGRLADKGLELISKSAFNRRSMRLANAARRIAEGRALFEGIAPQFTPDRVDESNIVLGELIKMLIAELLDDEPGALTPKNSMEMARAYLATIQGQKLSAERRTKLVADFEKKASEAVAKVGKAKGLTEETVATLRAEILGVRREA
- a CDS encoding DUF2730 family protein encodes the protein MDWGTAAQWAGTATAIGLGVWAAFSKKSDKALEGVERDVHGAQSDLRRLFERVDGVEVRLGKIEVEVEHLPTKDEFHQLHTEITKLDAKFDSVLYKLDTLVSQYERAEARAIQAEAAAR